In the Alphaproteobacteria bacterium genome, CGAAGGCCCAAAACCGTTCCTTACTTGCCTTTGCTCCCGTGGCATGATCTCCCGTATCGCCGCTCCTCCCCTGGGATTCCCCATGCGCTTGTCTTCGGCCGCTTTCGCCTGCCTCGTCTCGTTCGCGCTGGCCGGAGGCGGGCCGGCGGCCGCGCAGACCAAGCAGCGCAATTTCGCCGAACGATGCGCGAAGCCCGAGTTCGCCAAGGCGAACCCGAGGACCTGCGCGCGATTTCCCCAGCCCGCGCCCGAAGCCGCCAAGCCGCCCGAACAGCCGTCGCGGCCCGATTTCACCGCCGACGATCAAGCCGCCGCCATCATTCCGGGGATCCCGGACGCGCGATTCTGGGCCGACTCGGAAAAGGACTTCCTTGCCGCGCTGCCCGCGACGCCCGGTCCGTGGCTCGCGCTCTCGACCGGCGGCGGCGACGGTGCGTTCGGTGCCGGCCTGCTCAACGGCTGGTCGGAGTCGGGCAAGCGGCCGGAATTCTCCGTCGTCACGGGGGTGAGCACCGGCGCGCTGATGGCACCCTATGCGTTCATTGGCCCGTCGCAGGACGCCGGGCTCAAGCGTGCCTACACCGAGTACAACGCCGGCGACATTTTCGAGGACGTCAAGACGCCGGAGAGCCTGGTCGACACCTGGCCGCTCAAGCGCCTGATCGAGAAGGAGGTCACGCCCGAGCTGCTCGCGCAGATAGCCGAAGCGTACAAGCGCGGCCGCCGCCTGTTTGTCGCCACCACCAACCTCGACGCGCAGCGTGGCGTGATCTGGAACATGGGCGCGAATCGCCGCCAAGGGCGACGAGGCGGCCCTCGCGCTCTTCCGCAATGTGCTGCGCGCCTCGACCGCGATCCCCGGCCTTTTCCCCCCAGTGCTGATCGATGTCGAGGCGAACGGGAAGAAGACCCAGGAGATGCATGCCGACGGCGGCCTTTCGGCGCAGATCTTCGTGGCGCCCGAGTCGATACTCAACACGGCGAGCACCACCAAGTTGCCGGCGACTGAACTCTATCTCATCGCCAACAACCGCCTGAATCCGGAATTCCAGATGACCGAGCGCTCGCTGATTTTCGTGATCGGGCACTCGATCGCGGTCGGCGTGCAGTCGATGCTGCGCGTCAATATCGACCGTGCCTACGCGACCGCAAAGCGCAACGGCATCCCGTTCTACCTGTCCTATCCGGCGCTGGGCGCCGACCAGCAGGGCAAGGGCGCCTTCGACCCGGAATTCATGAAGGACCTGTTCCAATCCGGCGTCGCCCGCGGACGCGGGGAAAGCCCCTTCGTCACCGAGGCGGGCGAGGCGCTGCGCGGGTCGCTTCCGCCGGGCAAATAGCCCCTCCTCCGGTACCGCCCTCCGGCCAAAAGCGGCCATTTGGCCGCACGGCCGGACGTCTCCAGCCGTTAATGCCGGTAACGCTACCAATTTAGGAAAATTCAAGGATTCCGGTGCTTTACTGCGCCCGTGGACGTACGGATGGCAGCCGGCGTTCACCACGGGAACACATGGTGTTGAACCTTTTTCCGTCTCGCGCGACGAAACAAATAGGTGCGGTCGTGCGTAGTACGTCCCACATGACGGCGTACTGCACCGCACACAAGAGTTGGCTGACAAAAGCCCGTGTTAACCCGGTTAACAACGACTTGGAGGCTGCCATGACCCGTTTTCCCGCGCTCCGCGCCGTTGCCCCCGCGCTTGCCGCGCTGGGCATCCTGGCTGCGACCGTCCCGGCATCAGCGCCCGCGTCGGCCCGCTCGAATTTCGACGGGACCTGGAGCGTTCTGATTGTCACCCAGAAGGGCACCTGTGACCGTGCCTACCGCTATCCGGTCAAGATCGACAATGGATCGGTCGGCTATGCGGGCGATGCCTCCTTCACGGTTTCCGGCAAGGTCGGCGACAACGGCGCCGTCACGGTGCGCGTCGCGCGCGGCAGCCAGAGCGCTAATGGCCAGGGCAGGCTTTCTTCGACCGACGGCGCCGGCCAGTGGGTTGCCGGCTCGGGCGATTGCTCGGGCACCTGGACCGCCGAGCGCCGCTCCTCGTAACACCGATCGAAATCAATCGCTTGAAGCCCGGCCTTCGCGCCGGGCTTTGGCTTTTTCGGCTCCCTCTCCGGCAGCCGCAATACGAAATTACCATCGCGCGACACACACGAAACAATCGCAACATTTGGCGGAAACAGGCGTGGGTTAATTCTCGCGTCAACGAGAATTCAAAACGTTCTGGAGCTTGCAATGATCTTCCGCCCCGCCTTCGCCGCCGCTCTCGCGATCCTCGCCGTCTCGACCGTTCCGGCCTCTCCGGCGCCGATGTCCGCCGCCAAGCCGAGCTTCGATGGCTCCTGGAGCGTGCTGATCGTGACCGAGAAGGGCACGTGCGATCGCGCCTACCGCTATCCGGTCAAGATCGAGAACGGCGCGGTCGGCTACGCGGGCTCAGCCTCGTTTACGGTTTCCGGCAAGGGCGCCGTCACCGTGACCGTCGCGCGCGGCAGCCAGAGCGCCACCGGCACCGGCCGCATGTCGGACACCGATGGCTCCGGCCATTGGGTCGCGGGCTCCGGCGAGTGTTCGGGCACCTGGACCGCCGAACGCCGCTCTTAGGTTTCTCGCTTCTATTGGACTGACCTCCAAACCCTTGGCCCGGCCCCGCGCCGGGCCTTTTTCTTCGCCCGACACGAATCCGCGCCGCGGATGTCGAAATCGGCGAGCGCCGTTCGTCGCCTGGTCAAAGCCGCCCGCGAAACAGATGAGTGAGCGGCCGAAACACACGAAACATCCGCAACATCCGGCTGAAACGAGACTTGGTTACACAGGCGACAACGAAATTCTCAATGACAGGGGACTGACATGACCGGCTTCAATCAGATCGCTGCCTCCGCCCTGACCGCCGTCGCACTTCTCACGGCTTCGGCGTTCCCGGCTTCGCCCGCGCCGTTGGGCGCCTCGAAGCAAAGCTTCGACGGAACCTGGAGCGTTCTGATTGTGACGGAGAAGGGCACCTGCGACCGCGCCTATCGGTATCCTGTGCGTATCAGCAACGGCGCGGTCGGCTACGCCGGCGAAGCCTCGTTCAACGTCTCCGGCAGCGTCGGCTCGAACGGCAGCGTGACCGTAATGGTTTCCAAGGGCAATCAGAGCGCCCGCGGCTCGGGACAATTGTCGGGGACCGACGGCTCCGGCCGCTGGGTCGCGGGCTCCGGCGAATGCTCCGGCACCTGGACCGCCGAACGCCGCTCCTGACGATCTCTCACTACCGTTTCATCGCGACTCTCTCTGCAACCTCCAACTTGAAAGCCCGGCGCAAGCCGGGCTTTTTTTCTGTGGCGCAGATCACGAGGCGAGCGGGACGACCTCGGTCTGCATGACATCGCAGGCCAGGCACTCGTAGGTGTGCAGGTCCGTGCGTGGCTTGGTCAGGTGCGGCTCCACGCCGACGAGTCGGGTGGGACGGCCGCACTCGGTGCAGGGCGGGCCGAAATCAGCGGAGTAACGGGGGACATCGATCTGAAGTGTGCTCATGAAGCCATTCTAGGCCGCCCTAAAGTATTTGCAAGCGAATACTTTTTATTACTTGTAATACATAGTATAAGTTAGTTGTCAAAAACACATTACTTAAGACATTGTACGAAACAACGCACAATCAGATTTTCTGGTGAAAAACGCCTTTTGAGTAAGGAACTCAACTTGTATCACCGCGTTATTTTGAGCAGAATGAGGTGAGAAGGATCGGCGAAAAAGGGGCAAATCCCATGAGCGACGAACAATCGCGGGACGAACGGCTGCAAATCATGCTGTCGCCGGACGAATTCACCGTGGTCGATGATTTCCGCTTCAAGGCGCGGATGCCGAGCCGAGCCGCTGCGGTGCGCGAGTTGTTGAAGCGCGGACTAGCGGCCGAAGGCTACGCGCTTGCCGCGGCGGGAACCAAATCGAGCGACTACGGCGTCATCGGCAACGGGGATAGCGCCGTGAAACTCGGTGGGCGGAAAGCGGCCGGAAAATAGCCGGCCTCAGAACGCGCCGGTAAACACCCCGCCGTCGATCAACAGGTTCTGCCCCGTGATGTAGCCGGCGTGCGCCGAGCACAGGAACGCGCAGGCGGCGCCGAACTCGTCCGCCTCGCCGAAGCGCTTCGCCGGCACGGTCGCCATACGCGCCTTGCTCGCCTCCTCCACGGTGATCTTCTGCCGTTCGGCGACGATCTTCATGTTCGACATGAGGCGATCCGTCGCGAACGTGCCCGGCAGGATGAAATTGATCGTGACGTTGTTGGCCGCGACCTGCCGCGCGATTCCCGCAAGGAAGGCCGTGAGCCCGGCGCGCGCGCCGGAGGAAAGATCGAGCCCCGCCAGCGGCATCTTCACCGAGCCCGACGTGATGTTGACGATGCGACCGAACTTCTTCGCCTGCATCGGGTCGATCACCTTCTGGATCAGTTCGACCGCGACGATCATGTTGGCGATCACGCCGTCGATCATCTTCTGCCGGTCGAGCTCGCGGAAATCGCGGAACGGCGGTCCGGCGTTGTTGTTCACCAGGATGTCCGGCTCGGGCATCGCGGCGAACAGCGCGGCCTGCCCTTGCGCGGTGGCGACATCCGCGACCACCGGGATGACCTTCGCGCCGGTCGCCTTGGCGATCTCGGCAGCGGTGCCTTCCGTCCTCGCCTTGTCGCGGCCGTTCACCACGACTTCGCAGCCGGCTTCCGCAAGCCGATAGGCGCAACCGCGCCCAAGCCCACGGCTCGACGCACAAACGATGGCCTTGCGGCCGGCAATGCCGAGATCCATGAAGTCCTCCCGCGATTTATGGGAAAGTGTGTATCGCACCGGCGCGCGTCGCGTAAAGTTTACGCGGGGAGCAACCCGCGGCACCTTGCTTCGGCCGGTTTCGCGGCGCTACCGTCCCCCATGTCCGAAAAAGCCAATCTGCCTGCTCCGACCGCCGCCGATGTCGATGCGGCCGCCCGGCGGCTTGCCGGCGTTGCGCTGCGCACGCCGCTCATTTCCTCGCCGGTGCTCGATGCCGCGACTGGCGCACGCGTCTTCCTCAAGGCGGAAACCCTGCAGCGCACCGGATCGTTCAAATTCCGCGGCGCCTTCAACAAGCTCTCGTCGATCGCACCCGAGAAGCGCGCGAGCGGCGTCGTGGCGTTTTCGTCCGGCAACCACGCGCAGGGCGTGGCGCATGCGGCGAAACTTCTGGAGATGCCGTCCGTCATCGTCATGCCGTCGGATGCGCCGCGCCCGAAGCGCGAGCGCACCAAGGCGTTCGGCGCCGAGGTCGTGCTCTACGATCGCGAGAAGGAGGATCGCGAGGCGATCGCGCGCGGCATCGCGGAGAAGCGCGGCGCGACGCTGGTGCCGCCCTACGACGATCCTTTCATCATCGCGGGCCAGGGCACCGCCGGCCGCGAGATCATGGAAGACCTGACCGCACTTGGGCTGACGCCGGACGTGGTGGTGATCGGCGCCTCCGGCGGCGGCCTTGCGGCGGGCATTTCGCTTGCCATCAAGGCGCGCGCGCCTGAGGCGAAGATCTACACCGCGGAGCCCGAAGGCTTCGACGACACCGCGCGCTCGTTCCGCTCCGGCAAGCACGAGCACAACGCGCGCCTCTCCGGCACGATCTGCGATGCGCTGATGTCCAACACACCGGGCAAGATCACGTTCGACATCAATCGCAAGCTGATCGGCGAAGGTATCACGGCGACCGACGCGGAGGTCGCGCGCGCCGTGTCATTTGCCTTCCGCGAGCTCAAGCTCGTGGTGGAGCCGGGTGGCGCGATCGGGCTCGCGGCGCTGCTCGCCGGAAGGCCGGACGTGAAGGGCAAGGTCGTGGTCGCGGTGCTCTCCGGCGGCAATGTCGACCCGGAGCTGTTTCACCGGCTGGTGGCGTAGCGCCTCCACATCGTCCGAGTAATCGCGCTCGCTCTATGTGGGGCGGTTCACTTGACCGCGACTGATCGCCGCTCAATCATTCGTCTGCAAGCAAGCCTTGCAACTTTTTTTGCACAATAGGAGGTTGTAATGGGATTTCCTCTTTGCAAGCTGATCGATATGACGGGACCTCTGGAATTTCCGGCGAGCGTGGCCTTGGCGAGAGTCGACCCCGGACAAGAGCCTATCGAAGTGGTGCGGCTGACATTGGTACCGAATGACGAAATCCAGGCGACTTTGTTTGAGTTCGACAATCAGGAATTCATCCCATTCGCAAACGATGTGCAACTTCGATTCAAGTTGGTTGCGACAGCGGATGGACGAGACCTCGGAGAAACGATCATCGGCGCCGAAGACGTCGGCCAAGGAGACAAGACCGCGAACTTCCGCCCGGCCGGGATCGGCGGGCCTTCCTACGACGTGACCTACAAGGTTCTGCCTGGCTAGGTAAACAGCGCGATCTTCTCTTCGGCGCTGAGCGACATGAACGGCC is a window encoding:
- a CDS encoding threonine/serine dehydratase, translating into MSEKANLPAPTAADVDAAARRLAGVALRTPLISSPVLDAATGARVFLKAETLQRTGSFKFRGAFNKLSSIAPEKRASGVVAFSSGNHAQGVAHAAKLLEMPSVIVMPSDAPRPKRERTKAFGAEVVLYDREKEDREAIARGIAEKRGATLVPPYDDPFIIAGQGTAGREIMEDLTALGLTPDVVVIGASGGGLAAGISLAIKARAPEAKIYTAEPEGFDDTARSFRSGKHEHNARLSGTICDALMSNTPGKITFDINRKLIGEGITATDAEVARAVSFAFRELKLVVEPGGAIGLAALLAGRPDVKGKVVVAVLSGGNVDPELFHRLVA
- a CDS encoding SDR family oxidoreductase, which gives rise to MDLGIAGRKAIVCASSRGLGRGCAYRLAEAGCEVVVNGRDKARTEGTAAEIAKATGAKVIPVVADVATAQGQAALFAAMPEPDILVNNNAGPPFRDFRELDRQKMIDGVIANMIVAVELIQKVIDPMQAKKFGRIVNITSGSVKMPLAGLDLSSGARAGLTAFLAGIARQVAANNVTINFILPGTFATDRLMSNMKIVAERQKITVEEASKARMATVPAKRFGEADEFGAACAFLCSAHAGYITGQNLLIDGGVFTGAF
- a CDS encoding patatin-like phospholipase family protein, giving the protein MISRIAAPPLGFPMRLSSAAFACLVSFALAGGGPAAAQTKQRNFAERCAKPEFAKANPRTCARFPQPAPEAAKPPEQPSRPDFTADDQAAAIIPGIPDARFWADSEKDFLAALPATPGPWLALSTGGGDGAFGAGLLNGWSESGKRPEFSVVTGVSTGALMAPYAFIGPSQDAGLKRAYTEYNAGDIFEDVKTPESLVDTWPLKRLIEKEVTPELLAQIAEAYKRGRRLFVATTNLDAQRGVIWNMGANRRQGRRGGPRALPQCAARLDRDPRPFPPSADRCRGEREEDPGDACRRRPFGADLRGARVDTQHGEHHQVAGD